The Coffea arabica cultivar ET-39 chromosome 3c, Coffea Arabica ET-39 HiFi, whole genome shotgun sequence genome contains a region encoding:
- the LOC113734129 gene encoding probable serine/threonine-protein kinase WNK9 isoform X1: protein MNAVIDLDADHPDFVEVDPTGRYGRYNEILGKGASKTVYRAFDEYEGIEVAWNQVKLNDFLQSPDDLERLYCEIHLLKTLKHKNIMKFYASWVDTENRNINFVTEMFTSGTLRQYRVKHKRVNIRAIKNWCRQILKGLLYLHSHDPPVIHRDLKCDNIFVNGNQGEVKIGDLGLAAFLRKSHAARCVGTPEFMAPEVYAEEYNELVDIYAFGMCILEMVTFEYPYSECTHPAQIYKKVISGKKPDALYKVKDPEVRRFVEKCLATVSDRLSARELLHDPFLQSDDYLTDLGPVDDYRDFNDVGPMLQEPLLSFSQESSSLIDSYTIYFDQEHRNGLDYHQNGYETNGIDLLNSQEESLGSVDITINGKRREDDGIFLRLRIADEEGRVRNIYFPFDIETDTALCVAAEMIAELDLTDQDMSKIAEMIDGEIASLVPEWKRRLYNEETPNYSNGRCCQNCASNGSLLSYLTLNGSGAKNLQVLCPQHGCGSIHGRFEEITYQFEGSEQCLTESAPLVSSQSDIIHYTDIWAQHEGPELRSQNSSRNQCDDHLEPSQQSTFSSDEKIIKIIEEDSYNAPETRDCPTSPGHSEAADYENEIRQELRWLKAKYQMQLRELGVVSTGIVTKPSSLLDSIQSQKYHLSSVLSTPREVQDGSLHQSLISDKHFPPYLPVDTGKKCANQMLRDQELAYSSCSPEHMITAKSYYTGPLLPHPLHRATSLPVDAIDV from the exons ATGAATGCTGTGATTGACCTTGATGCTGATCATCCTGATTTTGTTGAAGTTGATCCTACCGGAAGATATGGAAGG TATAATGAGATTCTTGGGAAGGGAGCTTCAAAGACAGT TTATAGAGCATTTGATGAGTATGAAGGGATTGAAGTAGCTTGGAACCAGGTGAAACTTAATGACTTCTTGCAAAGTCCTGATGATCTTGAGAGATTGTATTGTGAAATTCATCTGCTGAAAACTTTGAAGCACAAGAATATTATGAAATTTTATGCCTCTTGGGTTGACACTGAAAATAGGAACATCAACTTTGTGACAGAGATGTTTACGTCTGGAACTCTGAGGCA GTATAGGGTGAAACATAAGAGGGTTAACATTAGAGCAATAAAGAATTGGTGCAGGCAAATCTTGAAAGGCCTTCTTTACCTTCACAGCCATGACCCTCCTGTTATCCATAGAGATCTGAAGTGCGACAACATTTTTGTAAATGGCAACCAAGGGGAGGTCAAGATTGGTGATCTTGGCCTCGCTGCATTTCTGCGCAAATCCCATGCTGCTCGGTGTGTTG GAACACCAGAGTTCATGGCTCCTGAGGTGTACGCGGAGGAGTACAATGAATTAGTGGACATCTATGCATTTGGGATGTGCATTTTGGAAATGGTTACCTTTGAATATCCATATAGTGAATGCACACATCCTGCTCAGATCTACAAAAAAGTGATCTCT GGTAAAAAACCAGATGCTCTTTATAAGGTGAAGGATCCTGAGGTGCGTCGATTTGTTGAGAAATGTTTAGCAACAGTGTCTGATAGGCTATCTGCTAGAGAGCTTCTCCATGACCCTTTCCTGCAAAGTGATGATTATTTAACTGACCTTGGACCAGTAGATGACTACAGAGATTTCAATGATGTTGGCCCAATGTTACAAGAGCCACTCTTGAGCTTTAGTCAAGAAAGCAGTTCCTTGATAGATAGTTACACCATTTATTTTGATCAGGAGCATAGAAATGGCTTGGATTACCATCAAAATGGGTATGAAACAAATGGAATTGATCTATTGAACAGTCAGGAGGAGTCCTTGGGAAGTGTGGACATAACAATCAACGGAAAGAGAAGAGAAGATGATGGAATCTTCCTAAGACTGAGAATTGCAGATGAAGAAG GCCGTGTGCGAAATATATACTTTCCTTTTGACATCGAGACCGACACAGCTCTCTGTGTGGCTGCAGAAATGATTGCTGAATTAGATCTCACTGACCAAGATATGAGTAAGATAGCAGAAATGATTGATGGTGAGATAGCTAGCTTAGTGCCTGAGTGGAAGAGGAGGCTTTACAATGAAGAGACCCCCAATTACTCAAATGGTAGATGTTGCCAAAATTGTGCTTCAAATGGTTCTCTTCTCAGTTATTTAACATTAAATGGATCTGGTGCCAAGAATTTGCAAGTTCTCTGTCCTCAGCATGGATGTGGTTCGATACATGGGAGATTCGAAGAGATCACTTACCAGTTTGAAGGGTCTGAACAATGTTTAACAGAAAGCGCACCTTTGGTTTCAAGTCAATCTGACATTATACATTATACTGATATATGGGCACAGCATGAAGGGCCCGAACTAAGATCACAAAATTCCAGTAGGAACCAATGTGATGATCATCTTGAACCGTCTCAGCAATCCACATTTAGCAGCGACGAGAAAATTATAAAGATCATTGAGGAGGATAGTTATAATGCTCCCGAGACAAGAGATTGCCCTACTTCACCTGGTCACTCGGAAGCTGCAGATTACGAAAATGAGATAAGGCAGGAGTTAAGGTGGCTAAAAGCCAAGTACCAAATGCAGTTGAGGGAACTGGGGGTTGTATCAACTGGGATTGTGACGAAACCGTCATCTCTGCTAGATAGCATTCAAAGCCAAAAGTATCATTTGTCATCAGTCCTTTCCACACCAAGGGAAGTGCAGGATGGTAGTCTACATCAATCTCTCATCTCTGATAAGCATTTCCCTCCCTATCTGCCTGTTGATACCGGAAAGAAATGTGCAAACCAGATGCTGCGGGATCAGGAGTTGGCCTATAGTTCTTGCAGTCCGGAACATATGATCACTGCCAAGAGTTACTACACTGGGCCCTTACTTCCACACCCACTTCACAGGGCCACTTCTCTTCCCGTGGATGCCATTGATGTCTAA
- the LOC113734129 gene encoding probable serine/threonine-protein kinase WNK9 isoform X2, translating into MFTSGTLRQYRVKHKRVNIRAIKNWCRQILKGLLYLHSHDPPVIHRDLKCDNIFVNGNQGEVKIGDLGLAAFLRKSHAARCVGTPEFMAPEVYAEEYNELVDIYAFGMCILEMVTFEYPYSECTHPAQIYKKVISGKKPDALYKVKDPEVRRFVEKCLATVSDRLSARELLHDPFLQSDDYLTDLGPVDDYRDFNDVGPMLQEPLLSFSQESSSLIDSYTIYFDQEHRNGLDYHQNGYETNGIDLLNSQEESLGSVDITINGKRREDDGIFLRLRIADEEGRVRNIYFPFDIETDTALCVAAEMIAELDLTDQDMSKIAEMIDGEIASLVPEWKRRLYNEETPNYSNGRCCQNCASNGSLLSYLTLNGSGAKNLQVLCPQHGCGSIHGRFEEITYQFEGSEQCLTESAPLVSSQSDIIHYTDIWAQHEGPELRSQNSSRNQCDDHLEPSQQSTFSSDEKIIKIIEEDSYNAPETRDCPTSPGHSEAADYENEIRQELRWLKAKYQMQLRELGVVSTGIVTKPSSLLDSIQSQKYHLSSVLSTPREVQDGSLHQSLISDKHFPPYLPVDTGKKCANQMLRDQELAYSSCSPEHMITAKSYYTGPLLPHPLHRATSLPVDAIDV; encoded by the exons ATGTTTACGTCTGGAACTCTGAGGCA GTATAGGGTGAAACATAAGAGGGTTAACATTAGAGCAATAAAGAATTGGTGCAGGCAAATCTTGAAAGGCCTTCTTTACCTTCACAGCCATGACCCTCCTGTTATCCATAGAGATCTGAAGTGCGACAACATTTTTGTAAATGGCAACCAAGGGGAGGTCAAGATTGGTGATCTTGGCCTCGCTGCATTTCTGCGCAAATCCCATGCTGCTCGGTGTGTTG GAACACCAGAGTTCATGGCTCCTGAGGTGTACGCGGAGGAGTACAATGAATTAGTGGACATCTATGCATTTGGGATGTGCATTTTGGAAATGGTTACCTTTGAATATCCATATAGTGAATGCACACATCCTGCTCAGATCTACAAAAAAGTGATCTCT GGTAAAAAACCAGATGCTCTTTATAAGGTGAAGGATCCTGAGGTGCGTCGATTTGTTGAGAAATGTTTAGCAACAGTGTCTGATAGGCTATCTGCTAGAGAGCTTCTCCATGACCCTTTCCTGCAAAGTGATGATTATTTAACTGACCTTGGACCAGTAGATGACTACAGAGATTTCAATGATGTTGGCCCAATGTTACAAGAGCCACTCTTGAGCTTTAGTCAAGAAAGCAGTTCCTTGATAGATAGTTACACCATTTATTTTGATCAGGAGCATAGAAATGGCTTGGATTACCATCAAAATGGGTATGAAACAAATGGAATTGATCTATTGAACAGTCAGGAGGAGTCCTTGGGAAGTGTGGACATAACAATCAACGGAAAGAGAAGAGAAGATGATGGAATCTTCCTAAGACTGAGAATTGCAGATGAAGAAG GCCGTGTGCGAAATATATACTTTCCTTTTGACATCGAGACCGACACAGCTCTCTGTGTGGCTGCAGAAATGATTGCTGAATTAGATCTCACTGACCAAGATATGAGTAAGATAGCAGAAATGATTGATGGTGAGATAGCTAGCTTAGTGCCTGAGTGGAAGAGGAGGCTTTACAATGAAGAGACCCCCAATTACTCAAATGGTAGATGTTGCCAAAATTGTGCTTCAAATGGTTCTCTTCTCAGTTATTTAACATTAAATGGATCTGGTGCCAAGAATTTGCAAGTTCTCTGTCCTCAGCATGGATGTGGTTCGATACATGGGAGATTCGAAGAGATCACTTACCAGTTTGAAGGGTCTGAACAATGTTTAACAGAAAGCGCACCTTTGGTTTCAAGTCAATCTGACATTATACATTATACTGATATATGGGCACAGCATGAAGGGCCCGAACTAAGATCACAAAATTCCAGTAGGAACCAATGTGATGATCATCTTGAACCGTCTCAGCAATCCACATTTAGCAGCGACGAGAAAATTATAAAGATCATTGAGGAGGATAGTTATAATGCTCCCGAGACAAGAGATTGCCCTACTTCACCTGGTCACTCGGAAGCTGCAGATTACGAAAATGAGATAAGGCAGGAGTTAAGGTGGCTAAAAGCCAAGTACCAAATGCAGTTGAGGGAACTGGGGGTTGTATCAACTGGGATTGTGACGAAACCGTCATCTCTGCTAGATAGCATTCAAAGCCAAAAGTATCATTTGTCATCAGTCCTTTCCACACCAAGGGAAGTGCAGGATGGTAGTCTACATCAATCTCTCATCTCTGATAAGCATTTCCCTCCCTATCTGCCTGTTGATACCGGAAAGAAATGTGCAAACCAGATGCTGCGGGATCAGGAGTTGGCCTATAGTTCTTGCAGTCCGGAACATATGATCACTGCCAAGAGTTACTACACTGGGCCCTTACTTCCACACCCACTTCACAGGGCCACTTCTCTTCCCGTGGATGCCATTGATGTCTAA
- the LOC140037524 gene encoding uncharacterized protein, with product MEESVRSGGVLKKKSSSGCLIIKKKAEVLGSAGSSHKEKKRPRLINSDSGSSDDSLETVRRKGNDKIRNGSVVYGRRGEEEMGLRRNGDIIESDRKRSRLDLFDFDEYDEFDGKRMRNDYREMGSGNSREFGGGSSRNMMVEKRSKMYFDRSGGGVSGRNKVVDYGGERRFVLEDDEAHLPISLLRLKYPEEPAEPIRLQGKNGVLKVMVNKKKNMELPLRKTYDLQEVENRKGSKSEDVVKKEPSVPPTFYSDSKRADKRIAFVERERSQLKLQKPLLGKSNKTGDYAGENRELKLQKPLCGKSPKAREYESDGSDTSLKLAPPSLQAGSSKKAVKRETKGSLATENVPLDKGREHKVTPPAENATPVKGIDAKLKRGGSTEKQLLRERIREMLIKAGWTIDYRPRRNRDYLDAVYINPGGTAYWSIIKAYDALQKQLQEEDGDSKPDGVSSSFAPLSDDLINKLTRQTRKKIEEEMNKKRMDDGLTQNSKKVSAKASREDSDSDQNDEKLSSFIRQNGKPKKGKLHEVKSKSRDDSSDDFSRQKPELERAQKPSNVVQGRKSRKIGRCTLLVRSSDMGQNSESDGYVPYTGKRTLLAWLIDSGTVQLSEKVQYMNRRRTRVKLEGWITRDGIHCGCCSKILTVSKFELHAGSKLRQPFQNIILESGPSLLHCLIDAWNRQEESMRRDFYVVDVDGDDPDDDTCGICGDGGDLICCDGCPSTFHQNCLGIQMLPKGDWHCPNCTCKFCGTASGNLNEENATPSELFTCILCEKKYHKSCTEEMVSPLANANSPLSFCGKKCQELYDQLQKILGIKHELEAGFSWSLLQRTDLESDTASRGFPQRVECNSKLAVALSVMDECFLPIVDRRSGINLIHNVLYNCGANFSRLNYHGFFTVVLERGDEIISAASIRIHGLQLAEMPFIGTRNIYRRQGMCRRLLSAIESVLCSLKVEKLIIPAISEHMHTWTVVFGFKQLEDPDKKEMKSINMLVFPGTDMLQKQLFKQGIPGGLKGFDSKDNLPRLPASVEKPDIESLQNQEMNRGSRGGSDHKNNVSDKAETIPLFSASAIPSNDGTVAGASETANESDIQIFSKDIGESQLVKDGVESSSKSSSRSGVATDPPVIESSILNFPAKPDTPSSVNGLVSDAHKVDAQFSSSGSLLDFRCKTSENMVEDADENHSPVSIATVHNSDANCIQNHKVRNTPSASSSGTEVVQDLGNRDAFGKGSDGAVPEAVMKCVTVETVPRFFPETSSQNGKEMSCSKQNFASDPQHITGEDLILRFNSDLNQPVAMDDESESQASLKIVGDAKTASNLKIDSVGCDKGTSAGSDANNDARTDVKGCNCENASDSLKQGSSGNEFEREEEGHSSDSASRCTGAEVTAEVSFVHKNTSGIENGDSVASESHSEAEVPLPDKEVHCSSELEHGCEVNAGGVGGCPLSDSSGARVLEVSETRDRFDGAHKLDDS from the exons ATGGAGGAGAGTGTGAGATCAGGGGGagtattgaagaagaagagctcATCAGGGTGTTTGATTATTAAGAAAAAAGCTGAGGTTTTGGGTAGTGCTGGGTCTTCTcacaaagaaaagaagaggCCAAGGTTGATTAATAGTGATTCCGGGTCGAGTGATGATTCTCTTGAGACCGTTAGGCGGAAAGGGAACGACAAAATCCGTAATGGCTCGGTTGTCTATGGAAGGAGGGGTGAAGAGGAAATGGGATTGAGGAGGAACGGTGACATTATAGAGAGTGACAGGAAGAGGAGTAGGTTGGATTTGTTTGATTTTGATGAGTACGATGAGTTTGATGGGAAAAGGATGAGGAATGACTACAGGGAGATGGGTAGTGGAAACTCTAGAGAGTTTGGAGGTGGTTCCAGTAGGAATATGATGGTGGAGAAGAGGTCAAAGATGTACTTTGATCGTTCAGGTGGTGGAGTGAGTGGGAGGAATAAAGTGGTTGATTATGGCGGTGAGAGAAGATTTGTGTTGGAAGATGATGAAGCGCATTTGCCTATTTCATTATTGAGGTTAAAGTACCCAGAGGAGCCTGCTGAGCCTATCAGATTGCAGGGTAAAAATGGAGTTTTGAAAGTTATGGTgaataagaagaaaaatatggAGTTGCCTTTGAGAAAAACTTACGATCTTCAGGAAGTTGAAAATAGAAAGGGTTCCAAGTCTGAAGATGTTGTCAAGAAGGAGCCTTCAGTGCCGCCCACATTCTATTCTGATTCCAAAAGAGCAGACAAGCGAATTGCATTTGTGGAGAGGGAGAGAAGTCAGTTAAAATTGCAAAAGCCATTGCTGGGTAAGAGCAATAAAACTGGAGACTATGCTGGGGAGAACCGTGAGCTGAAATTGCAGAAGCCGCTGTGTGGTAAGAGCCCTAAAGCTAGAGAGTATGAATCAGATGGGAGTGACACGTCCCTTAAGTTGGCACCGCCAAGCCTACAAGCTGGTAGCTCAAAGAAAGCAGTGAAAAGGGAAACAAAAGGATCTTTGGCCACGGAAAATGTCCCTCTAGATAAAGGCAGAGAACATAAAGTTACTCCGCCAGCTGAAAATGCCACTCCAGTCAAAGGCATTGATGCAAAACTTAAGCGGGGTGGGAGCACTGAAAAACAATTATTGCGAGAGAGGATAAGGGAAATGCTCATCAAAGCTGGCTGGACAATCGACTATAGACCAAGAAGGAACAGGGACTACCTAGATGCAGTGTATATTAACCCTGGTGGAACTGCTTACTGGTCTATTATTAAGGCATATGATGCGCTTCAAAAGCAGTTGCAGGAAGAGGATGGTGACAGTAAACCAGATGGAGTTTCTTCTTCATTTGCTCCTTTATCAGATGATCTGATAAACAAGTTGACCAGGCAAACACGTAAGAAGATTGAGGAGGAAATGAACAAGAAGAGAATGGATGATGGTTTGACGCAGAATTCTAAAAAAGTTTCTGCCAAAGCATCTAGGGAGGACTCTGACAGTGATCAGAATGATGAAAAACTGAGTTCTTTCATCAGGCAGAATGgcaaaccaaagaaagggaaatTGCATGaagtaaaaagcaaaagtaGGGATGATTCAAGTGATGATTTCTCTAGACAGAAGCCTGAACTAGAAAGGGCTCAAAAACCATCTAATGTAGTACAAGGACGAAAAAGCAGGAAAATTGGCAGATGCACTCTGTTGGTTCGTAGTTCGGATATGGGGCAGAATTCTGAATCTGATGGCTATGTTCCTTATACTGGAAAAAGGACTTTGTTGGCCTGGCTGATTGACTCAGGCACGGTGCAGTTGAGTGAGAAAGTGCAGTATATGAATCGTAGAAGAACACGAGTAAAGCTAGAAGGTTGGATCACAAGAGATGGAATTCATTGTGGTTGCTGTAGCAAAATCCTCACAGTCTCAAAGTTTGAGCTCCATGCTGGTAGTAAATTGCGTCAACCATTTCAAAACATCATCTTGGAGTCTGGGCCGTCCCTACTGCATTGCCTAATTGATGCATGGAATAGGCAAGAGGAGTCTATGCGCCGTGATTTCTATGTAGTGGATGTTGATGGTGATGATCCAGATGATGATACTTGTGGTATATGTGGTGATGGTGGGGATTTGATCTGCTGTGATGGTTGTCCCTCTACTTTTCATCAGAACTGTTTAGGAATACAG ATGCTTCCGAAAGGTGATTGGCATTGTCCAAATTGTACATGCAAATTCTGTGGAACTGCCAGTGGAAATctgaatgaagaaaatgcaactCCAAGCGAACTTTTCACGTGCATTCTTTGTGAGAAAAAAT ATCACAAATCATGCACTGAGGAGATGGTTTCTCCACTTGCAAACGCCAATAGTCCTCTTTCTTTTTGTGGGAAGAAGTGCCAAGAG CTATATGATCAATTGCAGAAGATTCTTGGGATCAAACATGAGCTGGAAGCAGGATTTTCATGGTCTCTATTACAAAGAACAGATTTAGAATCTGACACGGCGAGCCGGGGATTTCCTCAAAGAGTGGAATGCAATTCTAAGTTAGCTGTTGCATTATCTGTCATGGATGAGTGCTTTTTGCCCATTGTTGACAGGAGGAGTGGAATTAATTTGATCCATAATGTGCTTTATAATTGTGG AGCCAACTTTAGTCGGTTGAATTATCATGGCTTCTTCACAGTGGTTTTGGAGAGGGGTGATGAAATAATTTCTGCAGCATCTATCAG GATCCATGGACTACAATTAGCAGAGATGCCTTTTATTGGAACTCGCAACATATATAGGCGCCAAGGAATGTGCCGACGGCTATTGTCTGCAATTGAATCG GTCCTTTGCTCTCTCAAAGTCGAAAAATTGATAATTCCTGCAATTTCTGAGCATATGCATACATGGACTGTAGTTTTCGGTTTCAAACAACTTGAAGATCCAGACAAGAAGGAGATGAAGTCAATCAACATGTTGGTGTTTCCAGGGACAGATATGTTGCAGAAGCAACTGTTCAAGCAAGGAATTCCTGGCG GTCTGAAAGGTTTTGATTCAAAAGACAATTTGCCTCGGCTGCCTGCTTCAGTGGAAAAACCTGACATTGAGTCCCTCCAGAATCAGGAGATGAACCGTGGCTCTAGGGGTGGATCAGACCATAAAAATAATGTCAGTGACAAAGCTGAGACTATTCCTCTGTTTTCAGCTTCTGCTATACCTTCAAATGATGGAACCGTAGCTGGTGCTTCAGAGACTGCTAATGAATCTGATATCCAAATCTTTAGTAAGGATATCGGAGAATCTCAGCTTGTTAAGGATGGCGTAGAATCTTCCAGCAAGAGCAGTTCTCGCTCTGGTGTAGCCACTGACCCTCCTGTGATTGAAAGCTCTATTTTGAATTTTCCAGCCAAACCTGACACTCCATCCTCTGTAAATGGTTTAGTGAGTGATGCACATAAAGTGGATGCACAATTTTCTTCATCAGGTTCTCTTCTTGATTTTCGGTGTAAAACATCAGAAAACATGGTTGAGGATGCAGATGAAAACCACAGTCCTGTTTCCATTGCTACTGTCCATAATAGTGATGCAAATTGCATTCAGAACCACAAAGTAAGAAATACCCCTTCAGCATCTTCTTCTGGTACAGAAGTTGTGCAAGACCTGGGTAATAGAGATGCCTTTGGAAAAGGTTCTGATGGTGCTGTTCCTGAAGCTGTGATGAAATGCGTTACTGTTGAAACTGTACCCAGATTTTTCCCAGAAACATCTTCACAGAATGGTAAAGAAATGTCTTGTAGCAAACAGAATTTTGCATCTGATCCTCAGCATATTACTGGTGAAGATCTAATATTGCGATTTAACTCAGACTTGAATCAGCCAGTCGCAATGGATGATGAAAGCGAGTCACAGGCGTCCTTGAAAATTGTTGGTGATGCTAAAACAGCGAGCAATCTGAAAATTGATTCTGTTGGTTGTGACAAAGGAACCTCTGCAGGTAGTGATGCTAACAATGATGCTAGAACTGATGTAAAAGGTTGTAATTGTGAAAATGCTTCTGATTCCTTGAAACAAGGCTCTTcgggaaatgaatttgaaagggAAGAAGAGGGTCATAGTTCTGATTCTGCTTCTCGATGCACAGGTGCTGAAGTCACTGCTGAGGTTAGTTTTGTTCATAAGAACACTTCAGGAATAGAGAATGGAGACTCTGTTGCTTCAGAATCTCATTCTGAAGCAGAAGTTCCTCTTCCAGATAAAGAAGTCCATTGTTCAAGTGAATTGGAACATGGGTGTGAAGTAAATGCAGGAGGAGTTGGTGGTTGTCCTCTTTCTGATTCTTCTGGTGCCAGAGTTCTCGAGGTGTCTGAAACCAGAGATCGATTTGATGGAGCACACAAGTTGGATGACTCATAG